A window from Candidatus Margulisiibacteriota bacterium encodes these proteins:
- a CDS encoding glycosyltransferase gives MPVHNGWEYTEKFVDCLRRQTHQDYQLILVDDGSTDGTADQVRRRIERLTVIKGEGKWWWGGGMQQGYLHIKRTALPADDLVLIINNDTEFGPEFLATADRIMAAERNCLLFAANYDRRTGELYDAGAKADWRILRFPKNVPESEIDCLSSRGLFLRVGDLIKLGGFRPFFLPHYLSDYEFTIRARRRGYRLIVRPELNLLYDPSQGGHYLLAKEVVSFGDYLRKSFSLKTPVNPVIMTSFVILSCPLPYLPLNLLRVWGRFCGRTFGMFRKFYYYPARSRFRNSGFYRGWKRFQRRLGKKK, from the coding sequence TTGCCGGTCCATAACGGCTGGGAATATACCGAAAAGTTCGTCGATTGCCTGCGGCGGCAGACCCACCAAGATTACCAGTTAATCCTGGTCGACGACGGTTCGACCGATGGCACCGCCGATCAGGTCCGGCGGCGGATCGAACGGCTGACGGTGATCAAGGGGGAAGGGAAATGGTGGTGGGGCGGGGGGATGCAGCAGGGTTATCTGCATATCAAGCGAACAGCCCTGCCGGCCGACGACCTGGTCCTGATCATTAATAACGATACCGAGTTCGGCCCCGAATTCCTGGCAACCGCCGACCGGATCATGGCCGCAGAGCGGAACTGCCTGCTTTTTGCCGCCAATTATGACCGCCGGACCGGCGAACTTTACGACGCGGGCGCGAAAGCCGATTGGCGGATCTTAAGATTTCCCAAGAACGTGCCGGAGAGCGAAATCGATTGCCTCTCGTCCCGCGGCTTGTTCCTGCGGGTCGGCGACCTCATCAAGCTCGGCGGCTTCCGCCCATTTTTCCTCCCGCATTATCTCTCGGACTATGAATTCACGATCCGGGCGCGCCGGCGCGGCTACCGGCTGATCGTCCGGCCGGAACTCAATCTTTTATACGATCCGTCGCAAGGCGGGCATTACCTGCTGGCCAAGGAAGTCGTCTCTTTCGGCGATTACCTGCGCAAAAGTTTCTCGCTCAAGACCCCGGTCAACCCGGTGATCATGACCAGCTTCGTTATTTTATCCTGCCCGCTGCCGTACCTGCCGCTCAACCTCCTGCGGGTCTGGGGCAGGTTTTGCGGCCGGACCTTTGGGATGTTCCGCAAGTTCTATTATTATCCCGCCCGTTCCCGGTTCCGGAACAGCGGTTTTTATCGCGGCTGGAAACGCTTCCAGCGCCGGTTGGGAAAGAAAAAATGA
- a CDS encoding FkbM family methyltransferase — MERAPAWLADHAANVHSQAGEDGVIAKVLETLTARDRWCVEFGAWDGEHLSNTRRLIEQESYSAVLIEGDKKRAAALQERCRSERQVTVLNRYVGFGRDDSLDAILAGGPVPVDFDLLSIDIDGNDYHVWQAIKRYRPKVVVIEFNPTIPNEVKFVQPADRRVNQGASLLSLVELGKKKGYELVAVLEFNAFFVRAEDFPLFLIADNRPATLRSSPKGATHIFFGYDGTVFIRGARKLPWHGVLLDERRFQPLPGFLRKYPERYGWLEKLLFSFLRRLGRIRVV; from the coding sequence ATGGAACGGGCGCCGGCCTGGCTGGCCGATCACGCGGCCAATGTCCACTCCCAGGCGGGAGAGGACGGCGTTATCGCCAAAGTCCTGGAAACCTTGACGGCGCGGGACCGCTGGTGCGTGGAATTCGGCGCCTGGGACGGCGAGCACCTTAGCAATACCCGCCGGCTGATCGAACAAGAAAGTTATTCAGCCGTCCTGATCGAAGGCGACAAAAAGAGAGCGGCGGCGCTGCAAGAGAGATGCCGCAGCGAACGGCAGGTGACGGTGCTGAACCGTTATGTCGGTTTTGGCCGGGATGATTCGCTCGACGCGATCCTGGCGGGCGGTCCCGTGCCGGTTGATTTCGATCTATTATCGATCGATATCGACGGCAACGATTATCATGTCTGGCAGGCGATCAAGCGCTACCGGCCGAAAGTCGTGGTGATCGAGTTCAATCCGACGATCCCCAACGAAGTTAAGTTCGTCCAACCGGCCGATCGCCGGGTCAACCAAGGCGCGAGCTTATTGTCCCTGGTCGAACTGGGCAAGAAAAAGGGGTACGAGCTGGTCGCCGTCCTGGAATTTAACGCCTTTTTTGTGCGCGCCGAAGACTTTCCGCTTTTTCTGATCGCGGACAACCGACCGGCCACGCTGCGGAGCTCGCCGAAAGGGGCTACCCACATCTTCTTCGGTTACGACGGCACGGTCTTTATCCGCGGCGCGCGGAAACTTCCCTGGCACGGCGTCCTCCTCGACGAGCGGCGTTTCCAGCCGCTCCCCGGATTCCTGCGCAAATATCCGGAAAGATACGGCTGGTTGGAAAAACTGCTGTTTTCCTTTTTGCGCCGGCTCGGGCGCATCCGCGTTGTTTAG
- a CDS encoding DegT/DnrJ/EryC1/StrS family aminotransferase, translating to MPPEKKIEVFQPQISEEDIRAVESALRRGEISGSFGDSLREFEERFAAFCGCSHGVAVSSGTTALQLAVAAAGIGPGDEVLVSAATNIATALAAVHNGAVPVPIDSENETGNLDLDLVEPLITAKTKAIIPVHLYGHPVDMDRLMAIAGKHRLTVIEDCAEAHGATCRGRKVGGFGAMGCFSFYANKVITTGEGGMVVTNDAKLAERLRLLRNLGFTTPRFRHEVLAYNFRLTSYQAALGLSQLKRIDRIIETKRTIARTYERYLRGIKGLRLPVEKEWARSVYWMYALVVGPEFGCSRDQLAARLAADGIETRTFFCPLDQQPCLRNLPGRRQVDCPVAGRLWETGLYLPSGYDLTEEQIARVCDAIGRAGAAGR from the coding sequence ATGCCGCCTGAAAAAAAGATCGAAGTTTTCCAGCCGCAGATCAGTGAAGAGGATATCCGCGCGGTGGAGAGCGCGCTGCGCCGGGGCGAGATCTCCGGTTCGTTCGGCGACAGTCTTCGGGAGTTTGAAGAACGGTTCGCCGCCTTTTGCGGCTGTTCCCACGGCGTGGCGGTTTCCAGCGGAACGACCGCTCTGCAGCTCGCGGTAGCCGCGGCCGGTATCGGTCCCGGCGACGAAGTGCTGGTCAGCGCTGCTACGAACATCGCGACCGCGCTGGCGGCCGTTCATAACGGGGCGGTCCCGGTCCCGATCGACTCGGAAAACGAGACCGGGAACCTTGACCTGGACCTGGTCGAGCCGTTGATCACCGCAAAGACTAAAGCGATCATTCCCGTTCACCTTTACGGCCACCCGGTCGACATGGACCGGCTAATGGCGATCGCGGGGAAGCACCGGCTGACGGTGATCGAGGATTGCGCGGAAGCGCACGGCGCGACCTGCCGCGGCCGGAAAGTCGGCGGCTTTGGCGCCATGGGTTGTTTCAGTTTTTACGCCAATAAAGTGATCACGACCGGCGAAGGGGGGATGGTCGTGACCAATGACGCCAAACTGGCCGAACGGCTTCGCCTGCTCCGCAATCTCGGTTTTACGACCCCCCGGTTCCGCCACGAGGTCCTCGCTTATAATTTCCGCCTGACCTCTTATCAAGCCGCCCTGGGCTTGTCGCAATTGAAGAGGATCGACCGGATCATCGAGACAAAAAGGACGATCGCCCGGACATATGAGCGTTATCTGCGGGGGATAAAGGGACTGCGCCTGCCGGTAGAAAAAGAGTGGGCGCGGAGCGTTTACTGGATGTACGCGCTGGTCGTTGGACCGGAGTTCGGCTGCAGCCGCGACCAGCTGGCCGCCCGTCTGGCGGCCGACGGCATTGAGACCAGGACCTTTTTCTGCCCGCTGGACCAGCAGCCCTGTTTACGGAATTTACCCGGTCGCCGCCAGGTCGATTGTCCGGTCGCCGGCCGGCTGTGGGAGACCGGTCTTTATCTCCCTTCCGGTTACGACCTGACCGAGGAACAGATCGCGCGGGTTTGCGACGCGATCGGGCGGGCGGGGGCCGCCGGACGATGA
- a CDS encoding sulfotransferase domain-containing protein, giving the protein MIVICGGMIKSGSAWYVEMANRLLVAAGYADARQIRERFSLGEIMVGNECYVRKLSPGSILRLYRVRQAGHTFAVKTHAPLPLYLAPLLWLNTIKATYIFRDPRDVVVSALDHGRKLRAQGITTNFGAYSTCADLLPLIDNYQRVWSEWDRIGGVLRVRYEDLLADTPGELRRLARHLRLTLAERIIEQIVDRYRPEKLSDEKKDDLHFNRGVIGRYKQALTAGQIAMLNERYAGWLRKMGYTLDA; this is encoded by the coding sequence ATGATCGTGATTTGCGGCGGCATGATCAAATCCGGTTCCGCCTGGTACGTCGAAATGGCCAATAGACTGCTGGTGGCCGCCGGCTATGCGGACGCGCGGCAGATCAGGGAAAGGTTTTCCCTGGGAGAGATCATGGTCGGCAATGAATGTTACGTGCGCAAATTGTCCCCCGGCAGCATCTTGCGCCTTTATCGGGTGAGGCAGGCTGGCCACACGTTTGCGGTCAAGACCCACGCGCCGCTGCCGCTCTACCTGGCGCCGCTGCTCTGGCTCAACACGATCAAGGCAACCTATATTTTTCGCGACCCGCGGGATGTGGTCGTCTCCGCCCTTGACCACGGCCGGAAATTGCGGGCGCAAGGGATAACGACCAATTTCGGCGCTTACTCGACCTGTGCTGACCTGCTTCCTTTGATCGATAACTACCAACGGGTCTGGTCCGAATGGGACCGGATCGGCGGCGTCTTGCGGGTCCGTTACGAGGACCTGCTGGCGGATACCCCGGGAGAGCTCCGGCGGCTCGCCCGCCATTTAAGGCTGACGTTGGCTGAGCGGATAATCGAGCAGATCGTTGACCGCTATCGGCCGGAGAAATTAAGCGACGAGAAGAAAGACGATCTGCATTTCAACCGGGGCGTGATCGGCCGTTATAAACAGGCGTTGACCGCCGGGCAGATCGCCATGTTGAACGAACGTTACGCCGGCTGGTTGCGGAAAATGGGGTATACGCTCGATGCCTAA
- a CDS encoding ABC transporter permease translates to MPKKELTIIKPQHGWLMVDPRELWRFRETLYYFVWRDIKVRYKQTVLGFAWAILQPLLMMLIFSIFLGRIVRMSSHGIPYPVFSYAGLLPWTFFSNGVNQATSSLVSSANLINKVYFPRLLIPVAAIISGVIDFLLAFTVLLGMMVVYRIPLTGDIVWLPFFLLLAVVTSVGIGLWLTALNIMFRDVRYIVPFLLQLGMFATPVIYPSSLLPRSLRWLLGFNPMAGVVEGFRWSLLGIKYVPGPLIWISVLISLVILVTGVFFFRRMEKFFADVA, encoded by the coding sequence ATGCCTAAGAAGGAACTGACGATCATCAAGCCGCAGCACGGCTGGCTCATGGTGGACCCGCGGGAGCTCTGGCGGTTCCGCGAAACTCTCTACTATTTCGTCTGGCGCGACATCAAGGTCCGCTACAAACAGACGGTCCTCGGCTTTGCCTGGGCGATCCTCCAGCCGCTCCTGATGATGCTGATCTTCAGCATCTTCCTCGGCCGGATTGTCCGGATGTCGTCGCACGGGATCCCGTACCCGGTCTTCAGTTATGCCGGGCTGCTCCCCTGGACCTTCTTTTCCAACGGCGTCAACCAGGCGACGTCCAGCCTGGTTTCCAGCGCCAATCTGATCAACAAGGTCTATTTTCCCCGGCTCTTGATCCCGGTCGCGGCGATCATTTCCGGCGTGATCGATTTCTTGCTGGCCTTTACGGTTTTGCTCGGTATGATGGTCGTTTACCGGATACCCCTGACCGGTGACATCGTCTGGCTGCCGTTTTTCCTGTTGCTGGCGGTAGTGACCTCGGTCGGCATCGGTCTCTGGCTGACGGCGCTCAACATCATGTTCCGCGACGTCCGTTACATAGTGCCGTTCCTGCTGCAGCTGGGGATGTTCGCCACGCCGGTGATCTATCCCAGCAGTTTGCTGCCGCGGTCGCTCCGCTGGCTGCTGGGCTTTAACCCGATGGCCGGGGTGGTGGAAGGTTTCCGCTGGTCGCTGCTGGGGATAAAATACGTGCCGGGGCCGCTGATCTGGATCTCGGTCTTGATCTCGCTGGTCATTCTGGTGACCGGCGTGTTCTTTTTCCGGCGGATGGAGAAGTTTTTCGCGGATGTGGCTTAA
- a CDS encoding MraY family glycosyltransferase: protein MTMWSYPLAFLFSLVLALILTPLAKWLGNRFGVLDKPGHRKIHDRPIPLTGGEAVFIALAAALLCFGGPNRFNVGLVIAGLAFILFGLLDDAGLKMRARYKIWNHLLFSAFFVWFTGVHFSFFHNDLINVLLTVGFMTFMTNSMNMLDGMDGLDAGVSCLAGLFFAVLAVNSRQADVLLLAAALMGATLGFLRYNFNPASIFLGEAGSTFLGFILAVMAIRLNVFGLWDIAVSLNIERLQLISFIIPLIVLGIPIFDTYFVFANRFLHRIKFSQAGKDHSHHRIHLMGLSQKATVLTLYSIEIVLGSVALAMIQSNLQQFFALLAIVAVFFFGFTVFLSQVKVYSTPESLDS, encoded by the coding sequence ATGACGATGTGGTCTTATCCTTTGGCCTTTCTATTTTCCCTTGTTCTGGCGCTGATTTTAACCCCGCTGGCCAAGTGGCTGGGTAACCGGTTCGGCGTCCTGGACAAGCCGGGGCACCGCAAGATCCACGACCGGCCGATCCCGCTGACGGGCGGGGAGGCGGTCTTTATCGCGCTGGCCGCCGCGCTCCTCTGTTTCGGCGGTCCGAACCGGTTCAACGTCGGGCTGGTTATTGCCGGCCTCGCCTTTATCCTCTTCGGCTTGCTCGATGACGCCGGGCTCAAGATGCGCGCCCGCTACAAGATCTGGAACCACCTTTTATTCTCGGCCTTTTTCGTCTGGTTCACCGGGGTCCATTTTTCCTTTTTTCACAACGACCTGATCAACGTCCTGTTGACGGTCGGCTTCATGACCTTCATGACCAATTCGATGAACATGCTCGACGGCATGGACGGGTTGGATGCCGGGGTTTCCTGTTTGGCCGGACTTTTTTTTGCCGTCCTGGCGGTCAACAGCCGGCAGGCGGACGTCCTGCTCCTGGCTGCCGCGCTGATGGGGGCGACGCTCGGCTTTCTCCGTTATAATTTCAACCCGGCCTCGATCTTCCTGGGGGAGGCCGGTTCGACCTTTCTCGGCTTTATTCTGGCGGTCATGGCGATCCGGCTCAACGTCTTCGGCCTCTGGGACATCGCCGTTTCCCTGAACATCGAGCGGCTCCAGCTGATCTCGTTCATTATTCCGCTGATCGTGCTCGGCATCCCGATCTTCGACACCTACTTCGTTTTTGCCAACCGGTTCCTGCACCGGATCAAGTTCAGCCAGGCGGGGAAAGACCATTCCCACCACCGGATCCACCTGATGGGCTTGTCGCAAAAAGCGACCGTGCTGACCCTGTACTCCATCGAGATCGTCCTCGGTTCGGTCGCCCTGGCGATGATCCAGTCCAATCTCCAGCAATTCTTCGCCCTGCTGGCGATCGTCGCCGTCTTCTTTTTCGGTTTCACGGTTTTTCTTTCCCAGGTCAAAGTCTATTCAACCCCAGAGTCCCTGGATAGCTAA
- a CDS encoding sulfotransferase family 2 domain-containing protein, with protein sequence MNRDKTLIYVHIHKTAGSTVRTAIERVYGRDKTLKIYNINGLPLEEFRAMSQEERDRYDCVIGHFSYGIHRYLGRPSEYATMLREPVDRAVSLYYYIKRNPNVPLHRKLVSERISLERYIEEDECGRQANPQVRFVTGESGSDPALARIYLADRYAAFGLAERFDESMVMFQRAFGWQTPYYTSRNVTKGRPRLADLPERLLAKVKRQHAADVELYRDARELFDRRVREQERRYFHDLVRLKRVNFFYAARLKPVKWLKDRLRAIRGKML encoded by the coding sequence ATGAACAGGGACAAAACGCTGATCTATGTCCACATTCACAAGACTGCCGGCTCGACGGTCCGCACGGCGATCGAACGGGTGTACGGCCGGGACAAAACCCTCAAGATCTATAATATCAACGGCCTGCCTCTAGAGGAGTTCAGGGCGATGTCTCAAGAAGAGCGGGACCGGTATGATTGCGTGATCGGCCATTTCTCTTACGGCATCCACCGTTATCTCGGCCGGCCGTCCGAATACGCGACGATGCTGCGGGAGCCGGTGGACCGGGCGGTTTCGCTGTACTACTACATCAAGCGGAACCCCAATGTTCCACTCCATCGCAAACTTGTTTCCGAACGGATTTCCCTGGAACGGTATATTGAGGAGGACGAGTGCGGACGGCAAGCCAATCCGCAGGTCCGCTTCGTCACCGGCGAATCCGGGAGCGATCCGGCGCTGGCCCGGATATATCTTGCCGATCGTTATGCCGCGTTCGGCCTGGCGGAACGGTTCGACGAATCAATGGTCATGTTCCAGCGAGCGTTTGGCTGGCAAACGCCGTATTATACCAGCCGGAACGTCACCAAAGGGCGTCCGCGGCTGGCCGACCTGCCGGAGCGCCTGCTTGCCAAAGTTAAGCGGCAACATGCCGCGGACGTCGAGTTGTACCGTGACGCGCGGGAACTGTTCGACCGCCGGGTGCGCGAACAGGAACGGCGCTACTTCCATGATCTTGTCAGGCTTAAAAGGGTCAATTTCTTTTACGCCGCCCGTTTAAAACCGGTCAAATGGCTCAAGGATCGGTTACGCGCGATCCGGGGCAAAATGTTATAA
- a CDS encoding phosphate ABC transporter ATP-binding protein → MASKTHISVRGLNVSYGDAPILKNVSVDIPDKKLTVIIGPSGCGKTTLLKSFNRLIDSADGVRVSGQVLVDGDDIFHPQAEVTQIRKKMGLLSQKPFPLPMSIYDNIAFGPRIHGQRDKRELDKLVEHYLKEASLWDEVKGRLHGPASRLSVGQQQRLCLARGLAVQPEIILADEPTSALDPKSSQHIEQRFLALKKDYTIIVVTHILRQAKRLADYVIFMYLGELIEHGPADAFFSAPQQELTKEYLRGIIS, encoded by the coding sequence ATGGCAAGCAAGACCCACATCAGCGTCCGCGGCCTTAACGTCAGTTACGGGGACGCGCCGATCTTAAAGAACGTTTCCGTCGACATTCCGGACAAGAAGCTGACGGTCATCATCGGCCCGTCCGGCTGCGGCAAGACGACGCTCCTCAAGTCGTTCAACCGGCTGATCGACTCGGCCGACGGCGTCCGGGTCAGCGGCCAGGTGCTGGTCGACGGCGACGACATTTTCCACCCCCAGGCCGAGGTGACGCAGATCCGGAAAAAAATGGGGCTGCTCTCCCAGAAACCGTTCCCGCTGCCGATGTCGATCTACGACAATATCGCTTTCGGCCCGCGGATCCACGGCCAGCGGGATAAGCGCGAGCTGGACAAGCTGGTCGAACACTACCTGAAAGAAGCGAGCCTCTGGGACGAGGTCAAAGGCCGGCTGCACGGGCCGGCTTCGCGGCTGTCGGTCGGCCAGCAGCAGCGGCTCTGCCTGGCCCGGGGCTTGGCCGTCCAGCCGGAGATCATCCTGGCCGATGAACCGACCTCGGCGCTCGATCCCAAGTCGAGCCAGCATATCGAACAGCGGTTCCTGGCGCTGAAAAAAGATTACACCATCATTGTCGTGACGCACATCCTGCGCCAGGCGAAAAGACTGGCCGATTACGTTATTTTCATGTACCTGGGCGAACTGATCGAGCACGGGCCGGCCGACGCCTTCTTTAGCGCCCCCCAGCAGGAATTGACCAAGGAATACCTGCGCGGGATCATCAGCTGA
- a CDS encoding glycosyltransferase family 4 protein, which produces MRRDRAGGGRRTMKLSLLHSLLPNWGRHSGYSPLLYYLNNDKFRQTIYTTPHGNNLFPIGYWRLKRFALKRVRRNHRPVYCLNNLVTEWRLLADQVRERADIIHYLDAERNMQYSPRFLKIIRGRGKKPKLIATFHHAPEVQGDYINDGVIKLVDHAIVFGPSLADYFRRFLPADRITAIPLGIDTDFFAPAEKKPGGKTVCLAVGNFLRDHDSFLQVAEKFRDDRSLEFHLLTGKRPARLPRNVRHHARLSDEQLLALYRRADIFMLPLQNASANGALLEAMACGLPVITTELPAVREIVAGTGTTLVKRGDVAAYAEALDHLRKNGRLRRSLGQRARQKALTYAWPAMARLHEKLYLRVEQQ; this is translated from the coding sequence TTGCGACGCGATCGGGCGGGCGGGGGCCGCCGGACGATGAAGCTGTCCCTTCTTCATTCACTTCTTCCCAACTGGGGGCGGCATTCCGGTTACAGCCCTTTGCTTTATTACCTCAACAACGACAAATTCCGCCAGACCATCTACACGACGCCGCACGGCAACAATCTTTTCCCGATCGGCTATTGGCGCCTGAAAAGATTCGCCCTGAAACGGGTCAGGCGCAACCACCGGCCGGTCTATTGCCTGAACAACCTGGTGACCGAGTGGCGGCTGCTGGCGGATCAGGTGAGGGAGCGGGCCGACATTATCCATTACCTGGACGCGGAGCGGAACATGCAGTATTCGCCCCGGTTCCTGAAGATCATCCGTGGCCGGGGGAAAAAGCCGAAGTTGATCGCCACTTTTCACCACGCGCCGGAGGTCCAGGGAGACTACATCAACGACGGGGTGATCAAGCTGGTCGATCACGCCATCGTCTTTGGGCCCAGTCTGGCCGATTATTTTCGCCGGTTCCTGCCGGCCGACCGGATCACGGCCATCCCCCTCGGGATCGATACCGATTTCTTTGCGCCGGCCGAGAAAAAACCGGGCGGCAAGACCGTTTGTCTGGCCGTCGGCAATTTTCTGCGCGATCACGATTCATTCCTGCAAGTGGCGGAAAAGTTCCGGGACGACCGGTCGCTGGAGTTCCATCTGCTGACCGGCAAACGGCCGGCGCGCCTGCCGCGCAATGTTCGCCACCATGCCAGGCTCAGCGACGAGCAGCTGCTCGCGCTTTACCGGCGGGCGGATATTTTTATGCTCCCACTGCAAAACGCTTCGGCTAACGGGGCGCTTTTGGAAGCAATGGCGTGCGGCCTGCCGGTGATCACCACCGAGCTCCCTGCGGTCCGGGAGATCGTGGCCGGAACGGGGACGACGCTGGTCAAACGCGGCGACGTCGCCGCTTATGCCGAGGCGCTCGACCATTTGCGGAAAAACGGCAGGCTGCGCCGCTCGCTGGGCCAAAGAGCGCGGCAAAAAGCCCTGACCTATGCCTGGCCGGCGATGGCGCGCCTGCACGAGAAACTTTATCTGCGGGTGGAACAGCAATGA
- a CDS encoding ABC transporter ATP-binding protein gives MSKAAITISGLGKMYRIAGPRAKYYTLRDAVSNVLMAPFKKGGQLLRGRVGDLDEMIWALKDISCEVKQGEALGVIGHNGAGKSTMLKILSRITDPTEGSVEIRGRVSALLEVGAAFHQELTGRENIYLSGVIRGMKKSEIDRKFGEIVEFSGVEKFLDTPVKRYSSGMIVRLGFSIAAHMEPDVLIIDEVLAVGDADFRRKSMAKILKVAREGRTVIFVSHNVQSVATLCQQVLWLDGGRAHRLGPADDVIAEYLTNCSDDVGEWLPEESAVEDEETIPLVVNAVRLRDAAGEISSRLERKKPFTIELDYTVKELLERCLIELTVSTMQGDTVFTAYDSDAEGIVRPVRLPGQYLCRCRVPANILNTKSFSVSVRIKGNGEQLLTLDNVISFDMNDFSAEGKMEVKKRQGVIRPEIDWETHYRPEGPDAA, from the coding sequence ATGAGCAAAGCGGCGATCACGATCAGCGGCCTCGGCAAAATGTACCGCATTGCCGGGCCGCGCGCCAAATACTACACGCTGCGTGACGCCGTCAGTAATGTGCTGATGGCTCCGTTCAAGAAGGGCGGGCAGCTGCTGCGCGGGCGGGTCGGGGACCTGGACGAGATGATCTGGGCGCTGAAGGACATCTCCTGCGAGGTCAAGCAGGGCGAAGCGCTCGGCGTCATCGGGCACAACGGGGCGGGCAAGAGCACCATGCTCAAGATACTCTCGCGGATCACCGACCCGACCGAGGGCTCCGTCGAGATCCGGGGCCGGGTTTCGGCTTTGCTGGAGGTTGGCGCCGCCTTTCACCAGGAATTGACCGGCCGGGAGAATATTTACCTGAGCGGCGTGATCCGCGGGATGAAAAAGAGCGAGATCGACCGCAAGTTCGGCGAGATCGTCGAGTTCTCCGGCGTGGAGAAGTTCCTCGATACGCCGGTCAAGCGCTATTCCTCCGGCATGATCGTCCGCCTCGGGTTCTCCATTGCCGCGCACATGGAGCCGGACGTCCTGATCATTGACGAGGTGCTGGCGGTCGGTGACGCCGATTTCCGCCGCAAGAGCATGGCGAAGATCCTCAAGGTCGCCCGCGAAGGGCGGACGGTGATCTTTGTCAGCCACAACGTCCAATCGGTCGCCACTCTCTGCCAGCAAGTCCTCTGGCTGGACGGCGGGCGCGCCCACCGGCTCGGCCCGGCGGACGACGTGATCGCCGAATACCTGACCAATTGTTCCGACGACGTCGGCGAGTGGCTGCCGGAAGAGAGCGCCGTCGAAGACGAGGAAACTATCCCGCTGGTCGTGAACGCGGTCCGGCTGCGCGACGCCGCCGGCGAGATCTCCAGCCGGCTGGAACGGAAAAAGCCGTTTACCATCGAGCTCGATTACACGGTCAAAGAATTGCTGGAACGCTGCCTGATCGAACTGACGGTCTCGACGATGCAGGGGGACACGGTCTTTACCGCTTACGACAGCGACGCCGAAGGGATCGTCCGGCCGGTCCGCTTGCCCGGCCAATATCTTTGCCGCTGCCGGGTGCCGGCGAACATCCTGAACACTAAAAGTTTTTCCGTTTCGGTCCGGATCAAAGGGAACGGCGAGCAGCTCCTGACGCTCGACAACGTGATCTCCTTTGACATGAACGACTTTAGCGCCGAAGGCAAAATGGAGGTTAAGAAACGGCAAGGGGTGATCCGCCCCGAAATCGACTGGGAAACTCATTACCGGCCGGAGGGACCCGATGCCGCCTGA